In Bacteroidota bacterium, the sequence AACCCAGAAAAGAAGGCGATAGTATATGTATCGCTGCATGGCCCACAGAATTTAATTCAGCGAAAGTGGATGCCGAAAAAGCTTTACAACTGATTTCAGAAGTTCGTGCATTCCGCAACAGCAAAGGCATTTCGCCTAAAGAAGCAGTGGAATTATATATTATAGCTCAAAATCAAAATGACTATAATAAGTTTGAAACATTGATTGCAAAATTAGCAAATGTTTCCTCATTGATATATACAAAAGAAAAACTTCAAGGTGCTTATAGCTTTTTAATACATACCGATGAAGCATTTATACCTGTGGAACTTGATAAGGATGCAGAAACCAAACGTATAGCTGAAGAAATAAACTACCTAGAAGGTTTCCTTAAGAGTGTAGAAGTCAAACTCAGCAACGAACGTTTCATGGCGAATGCCAAACCCGATGTAATAGAAAAAGAATTACAAAAGAAAGCAGATGCCGAAAATAAATTGCTGACGCTGAAAGAGCAATTGGGAATGTTGGTGTAGGGTTCTCTTTGTTGTATAATTGTGCCGTCCTCTCTGCTGCCAATAATTGTTGAATTTTAAGTCAATTCATATATTATTCTTTATCAAATACTTGCAAATATAAAACATTAATTTAGTCAGTCAATTGACTGAATTTACATTAATTCAGTCAGTCAACTGACTGAATTAACATTAATTTGGTCAGTCAATTGACTGAATTAATGTTTTTGTGTTATATTTGCGGTGTTAAAAAAGTGGTATGTATCATAGAAGTCTGCAAAAAGTAATCGAAAAAAATCTTTCCAAACAGAAGGTTTCAATACTACTGGGTGCTAGAAGAGTGGGCAAAACAGAAATCCTTCAGGCTATATATGAATCCAGAAAAGACACTACACTTTGGCTAAATGGTGAAGATAGAGATACCGAAGTATTATTGGAAAGACGGAGCGAAGCAAATTACAGAAAACTTTTAGCAGGCTATAACTTATTAATTATTGATGAGGCACAATATATAGAAGATGTTTCTCGAAAAGTAAAATTGATGATAGACACCATCAAGCCTTTGCATATCATTATTACAGGTTCATCTGCTTTCGACTTGTCACAAATGGGTGAGCCATTAGTAGGCAGAAGTATTACGTATCATTTGTACCCGCTAGCTCAAATGGAATGGAAACAAAATGAGAACTTATTGCAAATAAAACAGAACTTGGAAGACCGTCTTATATATGGTAGCTACCCTGAACTGAGCAGTATAGAAAACGATGATGATAAAGCTATCTATTTAAAGGAATTGGTAAATACTTATTTATTAAAAGATATATTAATATTTGAACAAATAAATAACTCACAAAAGTTAAGGGATTTACTCAAATTAATTGCCTATCAAGTGGGCTCGGAAGTATCGTTGGATGAGATTGGAAAACAACTAGGGATGAGTAAAAATACAGTATCCAGATATTTAGATTTATTGGCAAAAGCTTTTGTGATATATAGTAGAAGTGGTTATAGTAATAACCTAAGAAAAGAAATTGTGAAAAGCAAAAAATGGTATTTTGTCGACAATGGTGTACGTAACGCCATCATCAATGATTTCAGACCCGCAGCACTGCGAAGTGATATTGGCATCTTATGGGAACAATATATATTGGGCGAAAGAATTAAATATAACGAGTACAAACAAATACATACAGAAAGTTATTTTTGGAGAACCTACGATCAACAAGAAATTGACTTAATAGAACAGAAAAACAAAAAACTTTCTGCGTTTGAATGTAAATGGAAAGATACTATAATAAAAGCTCCGACAGCTTTTACCAAATCATATCCTAAAGCTACATTCCAAGTTATTAATCATGAAAATTATTTAGATTGGATTGATGATTAACCCTTTTTTGTTCTGATGCTCTCACACCTGCCCCAAAACCGTATGCAACCAAAAAGCCAATGGTGCAAGAATCGAAACCAATCCAAATATCCAGAAAAAACGCATGGCAAACCAAAGTTGGGTGAGGATATTTAATCGGTCAAAAACATTTCCGAGTATTCGTTTATTTACTTGCCAAGTGGCAAAAACAATTAATACAGAAATTAATATATTAAATAAAACATGCACTACGATTAATTGGTACCGGTCCTTTACAAACATCGCAAAAATTTCTTCAGTAGAATAAGTACTATATAATGATGAAGCAAGAATCAAAACTATACCTGTAATAAGGATACGGAGATGTGCCCGTTTAAATTTGTGAGATAGTGTTGCCGCTTGTATCATATATAATTCGTTTGCAAAATTGCAATTATATTATATTCGATTAAACAAAAAATTGCTGAAACGTATTTTTAGAGACATGAATTTCTCTCCCATTTCTTGTTTAGTTAACTCACCATTCCGTATCTTCGTAGGCTATAAAGTGTATTCCCTCCATGCAAGAAAAAGAAACCGCCATCACTTTCGATATTTTCAAAAAAGAAGTGCTCACCGATTATGCCACAGCTTTTAAAAGCCGCCATACTAGCCTTATTGGCCGCAAAGAGGTTTTAACGGGTAAAGCTAAGTTTGGAATTTTTGGCGATGGTAAGGAAGTGGCACAACTTGCTATGGCCCGTGTTTTCAAAAACGGAGATTTCCGCTCTGGATATTACAGAGACCAAACTTTCATGTTTGCCATTGGTGAACTTACTATACAAGAATTTTTTGCACAATTATATGCCGAACCATCTGTAGAAGCCGAACCCTCAAGTGCTGGTCGAAGCATGAATGGTCACTTTGGTACACGTTTTTTGGATGATAATGGCAACTGGAAAAACCTGACTGAACTTAAAAATTCCACTTCTGATATTTCACCCACTGCTTCGCAAATGAGCCGTGTGGTGGGTCTTGGCTATGCTTCCAAATTATTTCGTAATAATATAAATATACAGCACCTTACTCAGTTTTCCGATAAAGGAAATGAAGTAGCCTTTGCAACAATAGGAAATGCAAGCACCAGCGAAGGAGGCTTTTTTGAAGCCATCAATGCTATGGGAGTTTTACAAGTACCCGTGGTAGTTTCTGTATGGGATGATGGTTATGGAATTTCTGTCCCTGCAAAATATCAAACCACCAAAGAGAGTATTAGCGAAATACTCAAAGGTTTCCAACGCGACGATCAAAATGAGGGTTATAATATATATCGTGTAAAAGGTTGGGACTATGCAGAGCTTTGCAGAGTATATGAAGATGCCACCAAAATAGCTAGAGAAAAACATATTCCCGCCATTATACATGTAGAAGAAATGACGCAGCCGCAAGGCCACTCAACTTCTGGCTCGCACGAAAGATATAAAACCAAGGAACGCCTGCAATGGGAACAGGATTTTGACTGTGTCAAAAAAATGCGGGAATGGATTTTGACAAACAGTATTGCAACTCCAGAAGAACTTGAAGCTATTGAAACTGCTGGATTACAACAAGTAAAAGACGAGCAAAAAGCATCTTGGCAATCCTATCTATCAAAAATAAAAGCTGATGTAACGGAAACTATTCTTTGCTTGGAAGCCTTAGCTAATGTGTCGGACAAAGCTAATTCAATAAAGCAAGCGGGCACTTCATTGTTAACTATTACAGAACCTACGCGTCGTGATATTTTTGAAGCTATATTTACTAGCATTCAATCGACCGTAGGGGAACAAAGTCCTGAAAGAAACCAATTGTTACAACTGCTCGCTCAGTATAAAGAAGTTAACAAAGATCGTTACAACTCGCATTTATATAGTCAGTCGAGCAAGGCATTGGGTAATATTGAGCAAGTGGAAGCGATATATAGTGAAGAAAGCAAAAACATGGATGGCCGCGAAATACTGCAAGCATGTTTCGATAAGGCTTTTGAACGCATCCCTGAACTATTTGCCATAGGCGAAGATGTGGGCAGGATAGGCGATGTGAACCAAGGGTTTGCAGGCTTACAAGACAAATACGGTGAATTGCGTATAACGGATACGGGCATACGCGAATGGACTATTACAGGGCAGGGAATAGGAGCAGCCATGCGAGGCCTGAGGCCCATAGTAGAAATACAATATTTAGATTATTTTTTATACGCTTTACAAATACTTAGCGATGATGTGGCTACACTACAATACCGTACAAAAGGTGGTCAAAAATGTCCGCTCATCATTCGTACACGTGGACATAGACTTGAGGGGATTTGGCACTCGGGCTCGCCAATGGGCATGATTTTGAATGGCCTTAGAGGCATGAATATATTAGTACCCCGCAATATGACCCAAGCTGCTGCTTACTATAATACTTTGTTATTAAGCGATGAGCCAGCTTTAGTAGTAGAATGCTTGAACGGATACCGTCTTAAAGAAAAAATGCCTGATAATATTGGAGAGATTACTTTAGTGCCTGGTTTACCCGAAGTGCTTAAACAGGGAACAGATATTACGCTTGTAACTTATGGATCATGCTGTCGAATTGCAATGGAGGCAGCTCAAAAACTAGAAACTTTCGGTATCTATGTTGAGATAGTCGATGTGCAAAGCTTGCTCCCATTTGATACAAAAAGCAGTATCGTTGAGTCGTTGAAGAAGACAGGCCAAATCGTATTTTTTGATGAAGATGTGCCAGGAGGTGCCAGTGCATTCATGATGCAGCAAGTGCTGGAAATACAAGGTGGATACCAATATCTTGATGCCCCACCACTTACTATTACTGCCCAAGCACACCGCCCAGCATACGGCACTGATGGCGATTTCTTCTCTAAACCGCAAGCGAATGATGTGTTTGAAGCATTATACCAAATGATGCATCAATATGCACCGGGTGAATTCCCGCCAATGTTTTAGTTTTACCCGTCACGGCAGGTTGGTTTTCGGTTGTTCCCAAATTTTTGTTTAACCAATTACAAAAAATATTTCATTTTTTCATAAAATGATGCAACCCTTTTCTTATTTTTGTACTCTAATAGTTTATAAAGCCCGAACCAACATGTAACACATTTACACTAACCTGTAAATTAAAATGCCGAACTTCACTGAAGAACAAGAACTTATTGATGGTTGCCTCGTAGGTAACCACAGAGCTCAAGAGGCTCTGTACAACAAGTATGCAGCCAAAATGTTTGGGGTTTGCCTACGCTACAGCAGTAGCCGTATGGAAGCTGAGGACACTTTGCATGAAGGTTTCATGGCGGTATTTGAAACTTTGGAACGATTTGAAGCACGAGGTGCATTTGAGGGATGGGTGAGACGAATTATGATTAACACGGCGTTAAAAAAGTACAAACGCGAAAGAGTTTATCAATTGATGGATTTCAATGTGGATGTAATAGAAACAGCCAATGATAGTGATTTTTCACCGCTGCAAAAAATGCAAACTGACGACCTTATTAAACTAGTTCAAAAACTAGCCCCCGGATATAGAAATATTTTTAACCTTTATGCCATCGAAGGATATAACCACAGAGAAATTGGCGAAGTTTTGGGAATATCTGAAGGCACTTCAAAATCGCAAATGGCCCGAGCAAGAGTATTGCTACAAGCCATGCTAAACAAACAATACGACAACGCTAATGAGCAACGATAAAGAACATATTGACGATATTTTTAAGAATCATTTCGAGGATTACAAGCCTACACCTCCAAGCAATGTGTGGAGCCGAGTAAAGAGCGGATTGAATAATAATACCTCTGAAGAAACTTTATATAATAAATTCGATCAACACCAGCCACAACCACCAGCATGGGTTTGGGCAAGCCTTAGCAATATACTTAAAGGCCGTCAACGCATTAAAACCTACAAACGCATAGCAGCGGCTGCTTTGTTTTTTGCCGCACTTGGTGGTTTAATAGCTAGTCAATTTGCTGCTAACAATACTATAGATTCTTTGTTTGCATTTGAAAAAGATGACAATATCACTCTCAGCACCACACCAATAAAACCAATATTAGTGCAGCCAAAGATAACAAGTCTTGGCAAATCTACTTCAACTTCTGCTCCTAAAAACTATATATCATATACCCAAGTTCAAGCTTTTACCAATAATATTCCTGCCCATAATAATATAGTAGTGCCTGCGATTGAAAATACTGTTGCAAACGATTTCGAAGTCCCGGTTACAGCTCCAGAAATTTCTTATTTAGAGTCCATTTTTGCCAATATATCAATCCCTTCCATAGGCCACGGCACTCCTAGCATTATGCCAGAAAATAATTTCAACTACAAAGCTCCCCATTACAAAAGGCCTAACTTATTTGAAACTAATATAGAAATATTTGCAGGTGTTGCTAATACTTTCCGCCAACTTGATAATAAATTGAATGCTACTGTCGCTTCAATACGAAAAGAATCAGAAGAATCTGCTGCCTCCTATCAATGGGGAATTAAATTTAATTTGATTAAAAACAAAATATTATTCTCGAACGGCATAAGCATGTCTGAATACAACTACAAGGGTACTTATCAATTTCTAAAAGAGGACATGGTTAATTTACATCCTAATTTCCCAACAGAGGTAAAAGGAGTTTATAAAGTAGAAGATTACCATGCGAAACAATTATCGAATAACAACTCCAATGTTTTAACCACCTATAAATTTATAAACTATAATACTGCTGTTGGATATTTGATTAACGCAGGTAGAAAATTAAATATAACACCTCAAATCGGGGTTGGTACAGGCTATTTAATGAGTAATATTGGACCAAAATTACAAGCTGGCAAACCTACCGAATACTCCTCAATGCCAGATGCTAATTCTCTTTCTTTAAATCAAAGATTAATGGTAAGTGGAGCAGTTGCACTAAAAGTTGATTTCAGATTATTGAATTCATTTAAAGTTGGAATAGAGCCGTATATAAACAAGCAAATAAACAAGCAGGATGTTACCTCGCCTCTTGGTGGTCAAAAACTTACCGCCAAAGGTGTTAACTTAACCTTTTCCTACAAATTTTGATATTTAAAAATAAAATATTTATAACCCTTTTTGCTGCCTTTATTTTTTCAATTGGTAGCAGTGTTGCTCAAAACTGTACTGCAAATTTTGAGTTCGATACAACTAACTATATAGTTACATTTAAAAATAAGTCTACTGCTGCAGGTATATATAAAAGCTATTGGAACTTAGGCGATGGTAATTATTCACTAAGCCCAAACCCAATACATGCTTATACAAATCCTGGCGAGTATTATGTGTTTCTAAAAGTAGAAGATGCTGCTAATAAATGCAAGGACATCTTCATGGATACAATTATAATAGTTGCAGCAAGCCCTGGATGCAAAGCAAATTATAAAATTGGCGTATTGGGAGACTCACTTATTTGCAACAGTATCGCTACAGGAACTGACAGTTCTACTACCTACACTTGGTTTTTTGAAAATACAGTTTTCTCGACGGACGAAAACCCTATTTGGAAATATACCAAAACGGGCATCAGAGCAGTTAAACTATTAATTCAAAGTCAAAATTGTACTGATTCAATAGAAAACGATATATATATAAAACCCAAATATATATGCGATGCCACTTTTGAAACTGTTACCAGTGCCGATACCACTACTTTTATAACAAAAACATATAATCCAAATGCGGTATACTTTTGGGATTTTGGAGACAATACCACAACCACTGGCAATAGACCATTTCATGTGTACGAATATAATGGTACATACAAAGTAACGCTTACCATGGAAGATACTGTTTCGGGCTGTGCCCAAACTTGGAGTAGCAATATTGGTATTTCTGGTCTTCCCGCTTTCAAAGTAAGCTATTCATATAATATCAATAAGAAAACCGTTTCGTTCGAAGCTGCTGCTAAATTCAACCTTAAAAAAGAATTTATCTTTAGCTGGAAATTTGGAGATGGTGGAACCGAAACTGGAAATTTGGTTGAACATACCTATAATAATTATGGAAATTATGATGTGGAACTTACTATTGTAGACACCCCTGTGTCGGCCGTTGTTACCAAAAAATTTACCATACTTGTTGTAAAAGATACCTCCAGCTATAGTTTGGGAGGGAAAATAAAATTAGATAATGGAACCCCCATTGATGAAGCTTTTGTATTACTAATAGAGAACGACAGTAATACCAATAATCTACCACATGTGGTTGATACCACTTATATAACAGTAGCCGATTCGGGATTGTATTTCTTTAATCAAAAGAAACCAGGGCGTTATACTGTGAAAGTATTGATTAGCCCCAGTTCACTTTATTATAGTAAATATATACCAATCTATTTCGGCAACCGTATCTCTTGGAAAAACGCCCAATACTTTCAATTGACTCAAGATATTTTGCAATCGATAGAATTGAACCAAAAAACAATATCAACCAATGGATCTAATTCTATAACTGTGGTATTGACCATCGATAAATTAATAAAAGAAAAATACTTCCTGAAAAATCAATCCGCTACTTTATATGATGTGCTAGGGAAACCCCTACAAACAGGGCTTACCAACGCCCAAGGCAAAATTAAGTTCGATAATTTGCATACCAGTATATATTATGTTAGATTTGATGTGGTAGGCAAAATTTCTAATGGGAAAAATGTGAGTTTTATTAAACAAGCTCCACCCACTGATACCATATACTTTAATTTAGACGGATTCACGGTATCACCCTACGAAAACTTAAATACAAGTATTATACAAACTTCCACTTTAGCATATAGTGAAATTAGTTTATTTCCAGTGCCTGCTAACGATCAATTGACTGTACACACCAATGTGAACCTGCTAGACCAAACACAAATTCAAATAATGATGATTGATGCCACAGGTCGCCAAGTGAAGAGGCAAGAAACCATCAACAAAGAATTTCACACCATCGATATTAGTAGTTTGCCACAAGGAATATACTGGTGTGTGCTTACTGGTAAAAACGGTTTTATTAAAAATATTCCAGTAGTTAAAAAATAAATTTGGGCAGTATAATAACTGCACCCGAAGTTTGATCCATGAAATTAGAACATGTGGGCATTGCCGTAAAGGATCTCAGCCGCTCCAAAAAAATTTTTGACAGTTTGTTTGGCCATCAAAGCTATAAAACTGAAATGGTGGAAAGCGAACAAGTAAGTACAGTTTTTTACCAAACTGGCGTTTCCAAAATAGAATTATTACAAGCAGTGAGCAACGAAAGTGCTATATCCAAATTTATTGAAAAACGAGGTGAGGGAATGCACCATCTGGCGTTTGAGGTAAGTGATATAGAGCAGGAAATAAGTAGACTAAAACTTGAAGGATTTCTATTTGTAAGCGATTCTCCAAAAGTGGGTGCCGACGGCAAACGAATTTGTTTTCTCCATCCCAAAAGCACCAATGGAGTGCTTATAGAACTTTGCGAAACTATAATTT encodes:
- a CDS encoding PKD domain-containing protein, which encodes MIFKNKIFITLFAAFIFSIGSSVAQNCTANFEFDTTNYIVTFKNKSTAAGIYKSYWNLGDGNYSLSPNPIHAYTNPGEYYVFLKVEDAANKCKDIFMDTIIIVAASPGCKANYKIGVLGDSLICNSIATGTDSSTTYTWFFENTVFSTDENPIWKYTKTGIRAVKLLIQSQNCTDSIENDIYIKPKYICDATFETVTSADTTTFITKTYNPNAVYFWDFGDNTTTTGNRPFHVYEYNGTYKVTLTMEDTVSGCAQTWSSNIGISGLPAFKVSYSYNINKKTVSFEAAAKFNLKKEFIFSWKFGDGGTETGNLVEHTYNNYGNYDVELTIVDTPVSAVVTKKFTILVVKDTSSYSLGGKIKLDNGTPIDEAFVLLIENDSNTNNLPHVVDTTYITVADSGLYFFNQKKPGRYTVKVLISPSSLYYSKYIPIYFGNRISWKNAQYFQLTQDILQSIELNQKTISTNGSNSITVVLTIDKLIKEKYFLKNQSATLYDVLGKPLQTGLTNAQGKIKFDNLHTSIYYVRFDVVGKISNGKNVSFIKQAPPTDTIYFNLDGFTVSPYENLNTSIIQTSTLAYSEISLFPVPANDQLTVHTNVNLLDQTQIQIMMIDATGRQVKRQETINKEFHTIDISSLPQGIYWCVLTGKNGFIKNIPVVKK
- a CDS encoding ATP-binding protein — its product is MYHRSLQKVIEKNLSKQKVSILLGARRVGKTEILQAIYESRKDTTLWLNGEDRDTEVLLERRSEANYRKLLAGYNLLIIDEAQYIEDVSRKVKLMIDTIKPLHIIITGSSAFDLSQMGEPLVGRSITYHLYPLAQMEWKQNENLLQIKQNLEDRLIYGSYPELSSIENDDDKAIYLKELVNTYLLKDILIFEQINNSQKLRDLLKLIAYQVGSEVSLDEIGKQLGMSKNTVSRYLDLLAKAFVIYSRSGYSNNLRKEIVKSKKWYFVDNGVRNAIINDFRPAALRSDIGILWEQYILGERIKYNEYKQIHTESYFWRTYDQQEIDLIEQKNKKLSAFECKWKDTIIKAPTAFTKSYPKATFQVINHENYLDWIDD
- the mce gene encoding methylmalonyl-CoA epimerase → MKLEHVGIAVKDLSRSKKIFDSLFGHQSYKTEMVESEQVSTVFYQTGVSKIELLQAVSNESAISKFIEKRGEGMHHLAFEVSDIEQEISRLKLEGFLFVSDSPKVGADGKRICFLHPKSTNGVLIELCETIIYTNS
- a CDS encoding thiamine pyrophosphate-dependent enzyme, with the protein product MQEKETAITFDIFKKEVLTDYATAFKSRHTSLIGRKEVLTGKAKFGIFGDGKEVAQLAMARVFKNGDFRSGYYRDQTFMFAIGELTIQEFFAQLYAEPSVEAEPSSAGRSMNGHFGTRFLDDNGNWKNLTELKNSTSDISPTASQMSRVVGLGYASKLFRNNINIQHLTQFSDKGNEVAFATIGNASTSEGGFFEAINAMGVLQVPVVVSVWDDGYGISVPAKYQTTKESISEILKGFQRDDQNEGYNIYRVKGWDYAELCRVYEDATKIAREKHIPAIIHVEEMTQPQGHSTSGSHERYKTKERLQWEQDFDCVKKMREWILTNSIATPEELEAIETAGLQQVKDEQKASWQSYLSKIKADVTETILCLEALANVSDKANSIKQAGTSLLTITEPTRRDIFEAIFTSIQSTVGEQSPERNQLLQLLAQYKEVNKDRYNSHLYSQSSKALGNIEQVEAIYSEESKNMDGREILQACFDKAFERIPELFAIGEDVGRIGDVNQGFAGLQDKYGELRITDTGIREWTITGQGIGAAMRGLRPIVEIQYLDYFLYALQILSDDVATLQYRTKGGQKCPLIIRTRGHRLEGIWHSGSPMGMILNGLRGMNILVPRNMTQAAAYYNTLLLSDEPALVVECLNGYRLKEKMPDNIGEITLVPGLPEVLKQGTDITLVTYGSCCRIAMEAAQKLETFGIYVEIVDVQSLLPFDTKSSIVESLKKTGQIVFFDEDVPGGASAFMMQQVLEIQGGYQYLDAPPLTITAQAHRPAYGTDGDFFSKPQANDVFEALYQMMHQYAPGEFPPMF
- a CDS encoding sigma-70 family RNA polymerase sigma factor translates to MPNFTEEQELIDGCLVGNHRAQEALYNKYAAKMFGVCLRYSSSRMEAEDTLHEGFMAVFETLERFEARGAFEGWVRRIMINTALKKYKRERVYQLMDFNVDVIETANDSDFSPLQKMQTDDLIKLVQKLAPGYRNIFNLYAIEGYNHREIGEVLGISEGTSKSQMARARVLLQAMLNKQYDNANEQR